In Theileria parva strain Muguga chromosome 4 map unlocalized ctg_529, whole genome shotgun sequence, one DNA window encodes the following:
- a CDS encoding hemolysin-III related family protein: MLNDCAEWLNKKFSSFESPRKKVPLLRGRVYIFNLLVILYGYFKVYGKNTHTWFKLGMFISLFSSLCNTLITAFYHNRDLNLEQRSVFKRVDYAVIYLFILTCYFPVYLHTIKNNFAVIYTLGIWGIGLCLVFQCLIYDFCGMPKWIRVISFTTFGFANHYLTVALYKSRELLILWDVLFSASLYLLGGICYGSKFPNLIPKIFEHHEFMHLLMIIANYFSMRGNLRVM; this comes from the exons ATGTTAAATGATTGTGCTGAGTGGTTGAACAAGAAATTCTCTAGTTTTGAATCTCCTAGGAAAAAGGTCCCATTACTTAGAGGGAGGGTATACATATTTAACCTTTTAGTGATTTTATACggatattttaaagtatatGGGAAAAATACCCATACTTGGTTTAAACTCGGAATGTTCATATCCCTTTTCTCCTCACTTTGCAATACTTTGATAACAGcattttatcataataGGGATTTGAACCTCGAGCAAAGAAGCGTATTCAAGAGAGTTGATTATGCAG TCATTTACTTGTTCATTCTAACATGCTACTTCCCGGTGTATTTACATACTATAAAGAACAATTTCGCGGTTATTTATACCTTGGGAATTTGGGGAATCGGCCTTTGCT TGGTCTTTCAATGTCTCATATACGATTTTTGCGGGATGCCAAAGTGGATCAGAGTTATATCATTCACTACCTTTGGCTTTGCAAACCATTACCTAACTGTAGCTTTATATAAATCGAGggaattattaattttatgggatgttttattttcagcCTCCCTTTACTTACTAGGCGGTATATGCTACGGGTCAAAGTTCCCAAATCTCATCCCAAAAATCTTCGAACATCATGAATTCATGCACTTACTGATGATTATAGCAAATTACTTTTCAATGCGTGGCAATTTAAGAGTCATGTAA
- the WDR83 gene encoding WD domain G-beta repeat protein — translation MNISLTLLGSLNEHKGCINSIKFDSTGVYCMTAGNDRTVRLWNPSKKLHIKKFFGPHNYEVNDVCLREDNKNFVSVGAEHSAFLWDTLEAKIIRKYNHGGKICCCNYVWRNDLLVTGSEDKMVKVWDNRSKNPVQTFPDAKDTISCVDERNSTISASSMDGHVRHYDLRKGVLKDDVFTHSVISFSMFTGVPDCYILASLDDTIKLVDNGTVLASYRGQTYDNYKVNCVFDPFEKFIISGCSSGDILFWPINNTSESCEVLVESAHKGVITTLSFSNPELLNSMGKLKKDVEKNVRELVLREDNLLVSGGRDGHLKIWNLSYNYLYSSIIHLDIEH, via the exons ATGAATATCTCTCTCACATTACTAGGCTCATTAAACGAACACAAAG gaTGTAtcaatagtattaaattcGACTCCACTGGAGTCTATTGTATGACTGCTGGGAACGACAGGACAGTTCGATTATGGAATCCATCTAAAAAGTTACACATAAAGAAGTTTTTCG GCCCTCACAATTACGAGGTTAACGACGTGTGCCTTAGGGAAGATAACAAAAACTTTGTATCAGTTGGCGCTGAACACTCTGCCTTTCTCTGGGACACTCTGGAGGCCAAGATCATAAGGAAGTATAACCATGGGG GGAAGATTTGTTGTTGTAACTATGTTTGGAGAAATGACCTTCTTGTAACTGGTAGTGAGGATAAGATGGTAAAGGTTTGGGATAACAGGTCGAAAAACCCAGTCCAGACTTTTCCAGACGCCAAGGATACGATATCATGTGTAGATGAACGGAATTCTACTATTTCGGCCTCATCTATGGATGGTCATGTTCGTCATTACGATCTTCGTAAAGGCGTTTTGAAGGATGATGTTTTCACTCATTCAGTAATTTC GTTTTCAATGTTCACTGGAGTACCAGATTGTTATATTTTAGCCTCTCTTGATGACACGATAAAACTGGTTGATAACGGCACTGTTCTGGCATCTTACAGGGGCCAAACCTACGATAATTACAAGGTTAACTGTGTTTTTGACCCCTTTGAAAAGTTTATCATTTCCGGCTGTTCTTCTGGCGATATTTTATTCTGGCCCATTAATAACACTTCAGAATCCTGTGAAGTACTGGTAGAGTCGGCTCACAAGGGTGTCATCACCACcttatcattttcaaatccTGAGCTACTGAACTCCATGGGAAAGCTTAAAAAAGATGTGGAAAAAAATGTCCGTGAATTGGTTTTAAGGGAGGACAACCTACTAGTCTCTGGAGGTAGGGACGGTCACCTAAAAATTTGGAATTTGTCCTATAACTACCTATATTCTAGCATAATACATTTAGATATTGAACATTAA
- a CDS encoding hemolysin-III related family protein, which translates to MITKIVNKRNLPFLRGRIHVLNIISLPILAVSVVKNHDETQIIAAYFIFFACCLFNLFASSILHLKEWDSTRDSLFKRLDYAGIFLVIGSSAFPAILYYIKNDSILLFISLIHWIVIFGGVFGALLFNFINTSKSFRSIIYPFFGAPYVYLAYKFIVNGKYYSALMGFFTAFFYITGAVFYAKESPNLVPGIFEFHELFHVFCWFAFMASFFLNFQLTKLKP; encoded by the exons ATGATCAccaaaattgtaaataaaaggAATCTCCCGTTTCTAAGGGGTAGAATCCATgtactaaatattatatcaTTACCCATTCTCGCAGTATCCGTGGTTAAAAATCACGATGAAACACAAATTATAGCGGCGTATTTCATATTCTTTGCCTGTTGTttatttaatcttttcGCCAGTTCAATCCTACATTTAAAGGAGTGGGATAGTACAAGGGATTCCTTGTTTAAAAGGCTAGACTATGCAG GGATTTTTCTAGTGATAGGAAGCTCTGCGTTCCCAGCAATTCTGTACTATATTAAAAACGATTCGattttgttatttatatcattaaTCCACTGGATTGTCATATTTGGAG GTGTTTTTGGAGCGTTGctatttaattttatcaacacATCAAAGTCCTTTCGATCGATTATATACCCATTTTTCGGAGCTCCATATGTTTATCTGGCgtacaaatttatagtaAATGGAAAATACTATTCCGCCTTAATGGGATTCTTTACAgcatttttttatataacaGGAGCAGTTTTCTACGCTAAAGAAAGCCCAAACCTTGTTCCTGGCATTTTTGAATTTCATGAACTGTTTCATGTTTTCTGCTGGTTTGCATTTATGGCATCGTTCTTTCTTAATTTTCAATTAACGAAGTTAAAGCCGTGA
- a CDS encoding hemolysin-III related family protein, which produces MLKINLEFLYNKRKDAPILRGRVYSVNFLLQPLLAYTVFQNKTDKLTKLTFSTYFISFYLCTLICVVYHGSSCKVIDRSLYARIDYASIFVQIVTNFLPSFVYFIENDTHVILSMFHTLLNFAGAFVSLFMDFIETSRRFRVVVFWVGTTCTNFLLYSYLKNNMYVPASLFLLTYIVAVCAGLVYSSGKPNLIPGVFEFIELSHLLYTIGSVTLFYAHAISMGLIKHDLYYLT; this is translated from the exons ATGCTAAAGATTAACTTAGAATTtctgtataataaaaggAAGGACGCACCAATACTTAGAGGAAGAGTGTACAGTGTCAATTTCTTGTTGCAGCCGTTACTCGCATACACAGTATTCCAAAATAAAACCGATAAATTAACCAAACTAACTTTTTcaacttattttatttctttCTACCTTTGTACCTTGATTTGTGTTGTTTACCACGGAAGTTCATGTAAAGTTATAGATAGGTCATTGTATGCTAGAATCGACTATGCAA GTATTTTCGTGCAAATTGTTACTAATTTCCTACCCTCATTTGTTTACTTCATAGAGAATGATACACATGTTATATTATCGATGTTTCACACGTTACTAAACTTCGCTG GTGCTTTCGTATCCCTGTTCATGGACTTTATTGAAACCAGTAGAAGGTTTAGAGTAGTTGTATTCTGGGTTGGTACGACTTGTACCAACTTTCTTCTGTATAGTTATCTAAAGAACAATATGTATGTACCAGCATCACTCTTCTTACTCACTTACATCGTAGCTGTCTGTGCTGGGTTGGTCTACTCTTCAGGAAAACCTAATTTAATTCCTGGAGTTTTTGAATTTATCGAACTCTCACATTTGCTGTACACCATTGGCTCAGTGACCCTGTTCTATGCTCACGCAATATCGATGGGACTGATAAAACATGATTTGTACTATTTAACATGA
- a CDS encoding SF-assemblin/beta giardin family protein codes for MTEVLKNSGSDLVVSQNNEEFADMQSKQKNCNLVDLKDDLLIKKLMKHSRTVGSSFFSFSGSVDGSMKSDEKSPYPVVNELLEKPETYDPRFNTGTRSKLLILNDKLLGFERQMEIQSRQRRQLEESRLLNINESLNKLQNAITLESKRRMETIKALHGIFESQINSVQNKVENLFMQKLDQLDSVIQSLSDRIDNIQTYVNENESKFSTTIESNCILLEKTLSNLQKCFEEEKLSRQEREEQILKSLSEIELKTDSSINEELEKINSAYHNLKNELSDLKKFKQESDKKLKSKILDEFSSINNGLVMESRAREESDNDIVEALHSYAKILNDYSNLSPSQFKVN; via the exons atgacGGAAGTCCTTAAAAATTCCGGTTCTGATTTGGTAGTATCGCAAAATAACGAAGAATTTGCAGACATGCAATCGAAGCAAAAAAACTGTAATTTGGTTGATTTGAAGGACGATCTCCTGATTAAAAAACTAATGAAACACTCTAGAACAGTAGGTTCATcatttttttcattttctgGATCTGTTGATGGTTCTATGAAATCAGATGAAAAATCGCCATATCCAG TGGTTAATGAACTGCTTGAAAAACCAGAAACTTATGACCCTAGGTTTAACACTGGGACTAGGTCTAAACTGTTGATACTAAACGACAAACTGCTTGGTTTTGAACGCCAAATGGAAATACAGTCTAGGCAGAGGAGGCAGCTGGAAGAATCAAGgctattaaatataaatgaatcgttgaataaattacagAATGCTATTACGCTGGAATCTAAAAGGCGAATGGAGACGATTAAAGCCCTTCATGGA ATTTTCGAAAGCCAAATTAATTCTGTACAAAACAAGGTGGAAAACCTGTTTATGCAGAAGCTAGACCAGCTGGATAGCGTCATTCAGTCTTTGTCAGACAGAATTGACAACATCCAAACCTACGTTAACGAGAACGAGTCTAAATTTTCAACTACAATAGAGTCCAATTGCATACTTCTGGAAAAAACACTATCAAATCTTCAG AAATGTTTTGAGGAGGAAAAACTCTCCAGGCAAGAGCGGGAGGAGCAAATATTGAAGAGTCTTTCTGAAATTGAGCTCAAAACAGACTCCTCAATAAATGAGGAGTTGGAAAAGATCAATTCTGCCTATCATAACTTGAAGAATGAACTTTCAGATTTGAAGAAGTTTAAACAGGAATCTGACAAGAAGCTGAAATCCAAAATTCTGGATGAATTCTCGAGTATAAACAACGGATTAGTGATGGAATCGAGGGCCAGAGAAGAGTCCGACAACGACATTGTGGAGGCACTACATAGTTATGCAAAAATTCTAAATGACTATTCTAACCTCAGTCCATCTCAATTCAAagttaactaa
- the Mettl13 gene encoding Methyltransferase domain protein, with protein MNMVCLIFLNYFFSILTPTIGTHTMTGKNGSELNVTNNFRDDENIEWYDSWTEISKNIPLKINPDSKVLHIGCGSSTLGIDLFNSGIESVINADFSESCINLMRAKYPHLTYILLDALDIGKNFSENFFDLIIDKGCLDSILCHENYREKVQKVLENFYTCLKDEGYLIVISGGNSEERLMYFNTELWKVEVVKMRKQGVDLLRNFENEEGVEEIPDINYFYTYICLKRSSD; from the exons ATGAATATGGtatgtttaatatttttaaactattttttCAGTATTTTGACTCCAACTATTGGAACGCATACTATGACGGGTAAGAATGGTTCAGAATTAAATGTTACCAACAATTTTAGagatgatgaaaatatCGAATGGTATGACTCATGGACTGAAATATCTAAGAACATTcctttgaaaataaatccTGATTCTAAAGTTCTACACATTGGTTGTGGTTCATCAA CCCTCGGAATcgatttatttaattctgGGATTGAATCCGTTATCAATGCCGATTTTTCTGAATCCTGTATCAATTTGATGAGGGCAAAATATCCTCATCTCACCT ATATTCTTCTTGATGCTCTTGATATTGGAAAAAATTTTTCTGAAAATTTCTTTGACCTCATTATAGACAAAGGGTGTTTGGATTCCATTCTG TGCCATGAAAATTACCGGGAAAAGGTTCAAAAAGTTTTAGAAAACTTCTACACTTGtttaaa AGATGAAGGatatttaatagtaatttCTGGAGGGAATTCAGAGGAGAGACTCATGTACTTTAAC ACTGAGTTGTGGAAGGTTGAGGTTGTAAAGATGAGGAAGCAGGGCGTGGATTTGTTACGgaattttgaaaatgagGAAGGTGTTGAGGAAATTCCAGATataaactatttttacacatacaTATGTTTGAAAAGATCTTCGGATTAG
- a CDS encoding Nucleosome assembly protein (NAP) family protein, giving the protein MQDPVVIDSLKKLQLKGSDLSEEFNSKLSELYKWYNDQLNLISDDMLHILNNPKSSNKTSINNENPPDICDNGPRLKSREPTGEFDIIFTKSSPPDKIINVDNPEHATKSWPKFWLHALLGCKTTRLWISEKDYDILEYLNDIRVEVFDSNEIVESFEVTFYFNENPYFSNSKLWRSFDFDRNLITSESSEIYWTSEVIDDSYFGFFSFFNTLIEYEDLKFAICIKDKIRRNPLKYVLRYQSELSGDKEQESDTDDEEYSSTKAGSRYPFSWLFQK; this is encoded by the exons ATGCAAGATCCAGTAGTGATAGATAGTTTGAAGAAACTCCAGCTGAAAGGCTCTGATTTATCTGAGGAATTTAACTCTAAATTGTCTGAGTTATATAAGTGGTATAACGACCAATTAAACCTAATTTCCGATGAtatgttacacattttaaataatccTAAATCATCTAATAAAACTAGCATAAATAATGAGAATCCGCCAGATATTTGTGATAATGGTCCAAGATTAAAGTCGAGGGAGCCCACGGGCGAGTTTGATATCATCTTTACAAAATCCAGCCCCCCCGATAAAATCATCAATGTCGATAATCCTGAACATGCCACTAAGAGTTGGCCAAAATTCTGGTTACATGCTCTTCTGGGCTGTAAAACAACTCGTTTATGGATCTCTGAGAAGGATTATGACATTCTGGAATACTTGAACGATATCAGGGTTGAGGTTTTCGACTCGAATGAAATTGTTGAATCTTTTGAAGTTACGTTCTATTTCAACGAAAACCCGTATTTCTCAAACTCAAAGCTGTGGAGGAGTTTTGACTTTGATAGGAATCTCATAACCTCAGAGTCCAGCGAGATTTACTGGACTTCAGAA gTCATTGACGATTCTTATTTCGGGTTCTTTTCCTTCTTTAACACTctg ATTGAGTATGAGGACTTGAAGTTTGCAATTTGCATAAAGGATAAGATAAGAAGGAATCCTCTCAAGTACGTGCTAAGGTATCAGTCAGAGCTTTCCGGTGATAAAGAACAAGAGTCCGACACAGATGATGAGGAATATAGTAGTACCAAGGCCGGCTCCAGATATCCATTCTCTTGGCTGtttcaaaaataa
- the pctA gene encoding cytidyltransferase-like domain protein, whose amino-acid sequence MKEIAEETRDLTGRRIYVDGVFDLIHWGHLNALRQSYELGGQLVIGVISDDDTQRAKGIPPIYTDQERAEIVQACKWVNDVMVGVPYDVSLDFLLNTAKCDFVAHGDDIAIGTSGIDSYMEPKNAGLMIHFKRSYGVSTSSTLSRLIESLEYERFLHLTNGNHRSIPSDFESDLLKNENDLLNEGLTEAETIRSYEYHVSYPRCRLNLNLLSKFIPNKERPKDARVVYVDGSFDLFHNGHVRFLKKARALGDYLIVGIYDDQTVRTIKGSPFPFTNMLDRCLVVSAMKYTDDVILGAPYKITKEFIKNYGIDIVAVGKYSDSRLINVASNPLEVVESLGILRYVDSGLKTTSSEIIKRVSDRMGQIRRNVSDRCKKELNHYKDYY is encoded by the exons aTGAAAGAGATCGCAGAGGAAACTAGAGATTTGACTGGCCGTCGCATTTACGTGGACGGCGTTTTCGATTTAATACATTGGGGCCATCTTAATGCCCTAAGACAATCCTACGAACTCGGCGGACAACTTGTGATTGGGGTTATATCAGATGATGACACGCAGAGGGCCAAGGGGATCCCCCCGATTTATACTGACCAGGAGAGGGCTGAAATAGTCCAGGCCTGCAAGTGGGTGAACGACGTTATGGTTGGCGTTCCCTACGACGTCTCTTTGGACTTTTTGCTGAACACTGCAAAGTGTGATTTTGTGGCCCACGGAGACGATATCGCAATCGGCACAAGCGGAATTGATTCCTATATGGAACCAAAAAACGCCGGACTAATGATACATTTTAAACGATCCTACG GAGTGAGTACATCATCGACATTGTCTAGATTAATTGAATCGCTGGAGTATGAAagatttttacatttaacTAACGGGAATCACAGGTCAATTCCTTCAGATTTTGAGAGTGACCTTTTAAAGAACGAGAACGACTTATTGAACGAGGGCTTAACTGAGGCTGAAACGATAAGATCTTATGAGTACCACGTTTCATACCCGAGGTGCAGATTAAACTTGAATCTGCTTTCAAAGTTTATACCAAACAAAGAAAGGCCAAAAGATGCCAGAGTAGTATATGTGGATGGGAGTTTTGACCTCTTTCACAACGGACACGTGAGATTTCTGAAGAAAGCCAGAGCATTGGGAGATTATCTGATTGTCGGAATCTACGATGACCAGACGGTCAGAACTATTAAAGGCTCACCGTTTCCATTCACCAATATGCTTGACAGGTGCCTTGTAGTTTCAGCAATGAAGTACACTGACGACGTCATTCTAGGCGCTCCTTACAAAATTACTAAGGAATTTAtcaag AACTACGGAATTGATATTGTGGCGGTTGGAAAGTATAGCGATTCTAGGCTTATTAATGTTGCTTCAAACCCTTTGGAAGTCGTGGAAAGCCTGGGAATTCTCAGATACGTCGATTCTGGGCTGAAAACCACCAGCTcagaaattattaaaagaGTTTCTGACAGAATGGGCCAAATTAGAAGAAATGTGTCGGATCGCTGTAAAAAAGAGCTAAATCACTACAAGGATTACTACTGA
- a CDS encoding hemolysin-III related family protein: MSKREDIIDKVHVTKRKEKVPLLRGKINMVFFLVFPFVSYLFIKYDIVLDKLSFFIFLACAAFNYLSSIVLHSRMWDQELYSILRKIDYAGIFLMIGGSGLPVYAVFMNDDFTVVLAVCHYILLFAGVFSSLIFNFCYTSKPVRSIVYVLAAVPYYFVSYKILFTLKSTQVFLLFVLGGVFYMMGAVVYGSKFPNLVPGVFEFHELFHVFCILGFITISISNFLLFKRGGAQLFNKFLQSKIHPIWP, translated from the exons atgtcAAAACGCGAAGATATAATTGACAAGGTCCACGTGACTAAACGAAAGGAAAAGGTTCCGCTCCTCCGTGGTAAGATAAACATGGTCTTTTTCCTAGTGTTCCCCTTCGTATCATACTTGTTCATCAAGTATGATATAGTTTTGGATAAACTATCCTTTTTCATATTCTTGGCATGTGCAGCCTTCAATTACCTCTCAAGCATCGTACTCCACAGCAGAATGTGGGACCAAGAACTATACTCAATATTAAGGAAAATCGACTATGCAG GAATATTTCTGATGATTGGTGGAAGCGGATTGCCAGTGTATGCTGTGTTTATGAACGACGACTTCACAGTAGTTCTAGCAGTCTGCCACTATATACTCCTTTTCGcag gagTCTTTTCATCATTGATTTTCAACTTCTGCTATACCTCAAAGCCCGTTAGATCTATCGTATACGTATTGGCAGCAGTACCATATTACTTTGTATCATATAAGATTCTGTTCACACTGAAGAGCACCCAAGTTTTCCTCTTGTTTGTGTTGGGGGGAGTCTTCTACATGATGGGAGCAGTTGTTTACGGTTCGAAGTTTCCGAACCTAGTCCCGGGTGTATTCGAATTTCACGAGTTGTTTCACGTGTTTTGTATATTAGGGTTTATAACCATATCCATTTCGAACTTCTTGCTGTTCAAAAGGGGTGGTGCTCAACTGTTCAACAAGTTTCTGCAGTCTAAAATACATCCCATATGGCCTTGA
- a CDS encoding putative integral membrane protein has translation MKMYNNRNNFIYFIFIAVCINVCVSSRILDRSPNVCAILPKITNLLQKNSLLGVKTKGKESDLIILNNCSVSKFVKSKLNELGIDSSLLRKIEDENEKKNVTNSIINFINDVYKEKGYFNSSVQSYEYDESGKLVVECVEKSIPECNFRLFIKDSESNKVIEIKEENVIKSSLTTFPSGNYTQIPNNYLFKKIFKDKKMVKLDPIVFESIRHTGLYENLQYVIHRDRGEVYLDFFFDDYGIIHLTAPTLSLPPGGPVLNLIYRNINFFDTKSVFKLLAELNLLKILEYNHKFRLSLFSDVVDLSFWTSHCSSPTLLTLNLSFSKNDITSLLNFLRPFKQKLKSLIKDKIGLRNMRVGLKSHRKLDVKKLDEIREVTAASLEKMKFGEKEGNFKDFELSLGFLKLLGNFKYVLSTAFGTRNVTITNDLNYKLNTSYLEDPVLIKTTLMNKIKYKSDSPASEGGKGLNTPNLCYRVQSKVDVTLGSKCKMLFKYLYGNEMLNGDYRGLGHNKPKDAFFIAGHDFVIPITFRFKLIPYFGVFLDLIHSTGNAIKDLDLSFGLKLMVLNIAISVPLLTKLNSTFIFNNFSKENRRLFFSV, from the coding sequence AtgaaaatgtataataatcgcaataattttatatacttcATATTTATCGCAGTATGTATAAATGTTTGTGTCAGTTCCAGGATTTTGGATCGAAGCCCTAATGTGTGTGCCATTTTAcctaaaattacaaatttgttGCAAAAAAATAGCCTTCTAGGTGTTAAAACTAAGGGGAAAGAGTCtgatttgataattttaaacaattgtTCAGTTTCTAAATTTGTAAAGAGCAAATTGAATGAACTGGGAATAGATTCTAGCCTTTTAAGAAAAATAGAAGACGAAAACGAGAAGAAAAACGTTACAAACTCAATAATAAACTTCATTAACGATGTTTATAAGGAAAAAGGATATTTTAACAGCTCCGTACAAAGTTATGAATACGATGAGTCTGGAAAATTAGTAGTTGAGTGTGTGGAAAAATCAATTCCAGAGTGTAATTTTAGgttatttataaaagaTTCAGAGTCTAATAAAGTAATAGAGATTAAAGAGGAAAATGTAATTAAATCGAGTTTAACAACTTTCCCCTCAGGGAATTACACACAAATTCCCAATAATTACCTCTTTAAAAAGATTTTCAAGGATAAAAAAATGGTTAAACTGGACCCTATCGTCTTTGAATCGATAAGGCACACAGGTTTATACGAGAATTTACAATATGTGATTCATAGAGATAGAGGTGAAGTGTATTTGGATTTCTTTTTTGATGACTATGGAATAATTCATTTAACAGCACCAACGTTATCTCTGCCACCTGGTGGTCCTGTTTTGAACTTAATTTACAGAAATATTAACTTTTTCGACACAAAATCAGTGTTTAAACTTTTAGCGGAACTTAAccttttaaaaattttggaGTATAATCACAAATTCAGGCTCTCACTGTTTTCAGATGTTGTCGATTTATCATTTTGGACCAGCCATTGCTCAAGTCCGACacttttaacactaaaCCTGTCGTTTAGCAAGAATGATATTACATCTCtattaaactttttaagACCATTTAAACAGAAACTAAAATCCCTaattaaagataaaattgGATTAAGGAATATGAGGGTTGGCTTGAAGAGCCATAGGAAATTGGACgtaaaaaaattagatGAGATAAGAGAAGTGACAGCAGCGAGCTTAGAGAAGATGAAATTTGGAGAAAAGGAGGGAAATTTTAAGGATTTCGAGCTTAGTTTGGGATTTTTAAAGCTTCTAGGTAACTTTAAATACGTACTTTCAACAGCTTTTGGAACCCGCAATGTAACCATAACAAATGACCTgaattacaaattaaatacCAGTTACCTCGAAGATCCCGTCCTAATCAAGACGACTTtgatgaataaaattaagtataaaagTGATAGTCCTGCAAGTGAGGGTGGGAAAGGATTGAATACTCCTAATTTGTGTTATAGAGTGCAGAGTAAAGTTGATGTAACTTTAGGCTCaaaatgtaaaatgttatttaaatatttgtatgGAAATGAGATGTTAAACGGTGATTATAGAGGACTTGGACACAATAAGCCCAAAGATGCCTTTTTCATAGCAGGGCATGATTTCGTAATTCCAATCACATTTaggtttaaattaataccATATTTTGGTGTGTTTCTCGATTTAATCCACTCTACTGGTAACGCTATAAAGGATTTGGATCTAAGTTTTGGACTCAAACTGATGGTATTAAATATCGCAATTTCAGTACCACTTCTCACAAAACTCAATTCTACattcatatttaacaatttctCAAAAGAAAATCGAAGATTGTTCTTCTCcgtttaa